Proteins encoded within one genomic window of Cryptococcus neoformans var. grubii H99 chromosome 4, complete sequence:
- a CDS encoding carnitine acetyltransferase translates to MIIPSSIHRIQSVHTPLRTLRATSLFTVSAPTHPASITARNVSRRMFAASTYRSNQPKTFENQSKLPRLPVPDLEASLEGYLKSLGPLLEEKYDKASLSNEVEKRQLYVKDFASTGGLGRVLQERLKDLDHVSPNNWLNDTLWLALAYHTWRAPLLVNSNWWLCFAEDPLSPPPPSLPSSTKESNATRAQTATIKVPNPSPLTDVPAGGQGGGKEWLVSGSIDPPVQYEKVVKKEWITPWQIRRAAWIARRFAEFRTKLEREEIKPDEIKGVKFCMNQYANMFNLSRIPLPNCDAFSTPSPLSTHLSLLVDDYYYAIDIFSPPSSSADGVPEPLPAGEIEKRFQAAVDDAKRRKERGERAVEVGVLGADDRDNWTKNREHLLLLSPSNRSTLTSLSTSLLALSLDPYTLPSVPPPSGDPLRLPAVDAQVRNCATGIDGGRNRWFDKAVSVLVETNGRAGIMGEHSPVDALIPSIVVEYVLDKPVDGSQFMSSAPVPVATGKSGEGWEKLDWAVDEAILQEIEQVKQRNQKLIDDSDASQLWWGEYASEWIKKIAKQAPDAYIQQALQLAWFLDQGYPTATYETASTRTMLHGRTDVIRSLTSESRAFVKAMVNPESTAEERYRLLSSACQAHNALTKRSSSGHGYDRHLMGLKVQLRAGETHPLFEDEVYAKSQEWKLSTSGLSAGGKFTATGFGAAWPDGYGINYMAGPHLIKFGIESKFSCEKTSTQRFKHNIVQVLRDMRAVCEAVGGVDASRAKL, encoded by the exons ATGAttattccttcttccatccaccGCATTCAGTCTGTGCATACCCCTCTTAGAACTCTCCGCGCAACCTCGCTCTTCACAGTATCAGCACCCACGCACCCAGCCTCGATCACCGCCAGAAACGTATCCCGTAGAATGTTTGCCGCTTCCACTTATAGAAGTAATCAGCCAAAAACCTTTGAGAACCAGAGCAAACTCCCGAGGCTGCCTGTACCAGACTTGGAAGCTAGTCTGGAGGGGTATCTTAAGAGCCTGGGACCGTTACTGGAGGAAAAG TATGATAAAGCTAGTTTGAGTAACGAAGTTGAGAAACGACAATTGTATGTTAAAGACTTTGCTTCAACTGGAGGATTGGGTCGAGTCTTGCAAGAACGTCTTAAAG ATCTTGATCATGTATCCCCCAATAACTGGCTAAATGATACACTCTGGCTCGCGCTCGCTTACCATACCTGGAGAGCTCCGCTGCTGGTCAACTCGAATTGGTGGTTATGCTTTGCCGAAGATCCGCTCAGccctcctccgccttctCTACCTTCTTCTACCAAGGAATCCAATGCCACGAGGGCTCAGACTGCTACTATCAAAGTTCCCAACCCTAGCCCTCTCACGGACGTCCCGGCAGGCGGTCAAGGTGGTGGTAAAGAGTGGCTCGTGTCAGGCTCAATCGATCCTCCTGTGCAGTACGAAAAGGTcgtgaagaaggagtggaTTACGCCCTGGCAAATTCGGCGTGCGGCTTGGATCGCAAGGCGATTTGCAGAGTTTAGGACGAAattggagagagaggaaatCAAGCCGGACGAGATCAAGGGAGTCAAGTTCTGTATGAACCAGTATGCCAA CATGTTCAACCTTTCGAGGATACCTTTACCCAACTGCGACGCTTTCTCGACCCCTTCTCCACTTTCAACgcatctctctcttttaGTGGATGATTACTACTACGCTATCGACATTTTTTccccaccttcttcctctgctgaCGGCGTGCCAGAACCTCTCCCTGCTggagagattgagaagagattCCAAGCCGCAGTGGACGATGCTAAGCGAAGGAAAGAACGTGGGGAAAGGGCCGTGGAGGTTGGTGTATTGGGTGCTGACGATCGGGATAACTGGACCAAG AACCGAGAGCACCTTTTACTCCTCTCACCCTCGAATCGCTCTACCCTGACTTCTCTCTCAacatctcttctcgccctttcACTCGACCCTTACACACTCCCATCCGTGCCTCCTCCCTCTGGCGACCCTCTCCGGCTTCCGGCTGTTGACGCTCAAGTGAGAAACTGCGCCACAGGCATAGATGGCGGTAGGAACAGATGGTTCGATAAAGCTGTTAGTGTGTTGGTAGAGACAAACGGCCGGGCGGGGATTATGGGCGAGCATTCCCCGGTGGACGCATTGATTCCTAGTATCGTGGTCGAGTATGTGCTGGATAAGCCGGTCGACGGGTCCCAATTCATGTCTTCTGCGCCGGTACCGGTAGCAACGGGAAAGAGTGGTGAAGGGTGGGAGAAGCTGGATTGGGCTGTGGACGAGGCCATCTTACAGGAGATTGAGCAAGTCAAGCAGAGGAATCAAAAGCTGATTGATGACTCTGATGCGAGTCAGCTGTGGTGGGGCGAATACGCTTCAGAGTGGATTAAGAAAATTG CCAAGCAAGCACCCGACGCATATATCCAACAAGCTCTCCAGCTTGCATGGTTCCTTGACCAAGGTTACCCTACGGCAACTTATGAAACCGCCTCCACACGTACCATGTTGCACGGACGTACCGATGTCATTCGCTCGCTCACATCCGAATCTCGTGCATTCGTCAAAGCCATGGTCAATCCCGAAAGCACCGCCGAAGAGAGATACAGGCTTCTGAGCAGCGCTTGTCAGGCGCACAATGCGCTTACTAAGAGATCCTCAAGTGGGCATGGATATGATCGTCATTTGATGGGCCTCAAAGTCCAGTTACGGGCGGGCGAGACCCACCCAttgtttgaggatgaagtgTATGCAAAGAGCCAGGAGTGGAAGTTGTCCACAAGCGGACTGAGCGCTGGTGGGAAATTCACAGCGACAGGATTTGGAGCTGCTTGGCCTGATGGATATGGAATCAATT ACATGGCAGGCCCGCATTTGATCAAGTTTGGGATTGAGAGTAAATTCTCGTGCGAGAAGACGTCTACGCAGCGGTTCAAGCACAATATTGTGCAAGTATTGCGGGATATGCGTGCTGTGTGCGAGGCGGTGGGCGGGGTGGATGCATCGCGGGCCAAGTTGTAG